A segment of the Scomber japonicus isolate fScoJap1 chromosome 5, fScoJap1.pri, whole genome shotgun sequence genome:
gcGTCCGGTCCGGTGACTCGGGACAAAAGCGGCGCTGTTACCATCACGGTGCACGCAAAGCCTGGGTCCAAACACAGCGGCATCACAGGTCACtgcacacaatgacacacaatgATCTATAATAAGGATATATTAAGAACTAAGGTTTAAGCAAGACTATCACTAAATATTTGACAGCgtatgttttgtttctgtacCATAGtttcaatataaaatgtaaaataagactATCCAGACtaaactgctttttttccttcatacAGAAGTTTCTACAGAGTCAGTGGGAGTCGCCATCGCAGCGCCTCCTACAGACGGGGAGGCCAACACTGAACTTATCCGTTACCTGGCTGAAGTTCTGGGCCTGAAGAAAAGTCACATATCTCTGGACAAGGTTCCTCAAACTTACTCACTTTAACATCGACTGAAGGAAACAGGTTTTGGTGTAATCAGAGTAAACTTCTCAAAGCATCTCAAAGTATAGCGAGTGTTTTCACAAAAGTTCCTGCGTTGATAAAAAGAAATTACATTAATCACTTAAACGTGAATCAAGCTTCCACTGAAGAGATACAAACATCAGATCTCAATCACCCCGTccgtacatatacaacatacaatacatacaataagACAGACATAACCGGATGACTGAGCACTAtagagaggggagaaaaggaaagaaacaagaggagagaggaggagaagaagaaaaaagcagctcccagactgtgctctgtgcaggaGTACAATCTGGGAacgggaaaaaaaaacccagcaacGTAAGGACATATGAGCACATTTTACATAAGAACACAAAAAACACCTTTGCACCggggggagggggaaagggagaTGTGAGTGGAGAGATGATGAGACTGAAATTTCCTTCAAATTAATGCATGGAACAAATAGAAAAAGTCGTATTTCCATCATTTGAGTTTTGACTGCCACTCTGTTAATGATGTCATTTAAGTGTCATTtaagtcttcttcttctacaatggtttaaccctcctgttgtccttgtgtcaagtaaggaaggaaggaagggaggaagaaggaaggaaagtagggagggaggaagggaaaggaaaggagagaggagggagagaggaaaggagggaggaaggaaggtaagagggagggaaggaaggaaatgagtaaggaggaaaagaggaaggaaggaaggaaagaagtaaggaaggaaaggaggaaggaaggagggagggagaaaggaaagaaggagggaaaagaggaaggaaggaaggagagagggaggaaaggagtaaggaggtagggaggtaggagaggaaggaagggagaaataaggaaggaaggaagggaggaaataaggaaggaaagcagggagtaaggaaggagggaaagaaggaaggaaggaagggagagggagggaggaaggaaggaaggaaggaagaaaggaggatggaggaaggaagtgaggaaagagaggaagaaaagaaggaagggaagaaagagaaaaggagggatggagaaaggacgagacagaaggaaggaaggaaagaaggaaaggaggaagggaggaacagtcaaaacagacggggtcaatttgacccggaggacgacacaaaggttaatagcACCGACTGAACAATAAGCTCCACCAACTATTGATCTCCTAATGTCTTTACTGTCAAGTGTATTTATAGCTTGTAAAAAGTAGACTTGCTTCACCTTGTTTATCCCCTTCTCTGTCATGTGTGTATCCTgcctccttcacctccttcacctcctttctcccctcctctcctcctctcctccagggCTCCAGGTCCAGAGACAAACTCATCAGTGTGGACTCCAGTCTCAGCCCAGAGGAGGTGCTGAGGAGGCTCAGAGAGGCTGCAGGCtgacagaaagaggaggaggaggaggaggaggaggatagaggatggatggatggaggatcattacactgaaaacatgcagactgaataataatgataatgttttttgtgaatattaaaact
Coding sequences within it:
- the c5h15orf40 gene encoding UPF0235 protein C15orf40 homolog; translation: MFTRSCLTTAGVFIRSLRFIHPAEVKPSPCVSDICRRYHRNTKMPQKAKNVKKPPAAAEAEASGPVTRDKSGAVTITVHAKPGSKHSGITEVSTESVGVAIAAPPTDGEANTELIRYLAEVLGLKKSHISLDKGSRSRDKLISVDSSLSPEEVLRRLREAAG